In the genome of Streptomyces collinus, one region contains:
- a CDS encoding cupin domain-containing protein — protein MLEVKTLDKPDERRDFPRGHLEAVHMTELDFAVATFEPGWRWTESVAPIAGTATCQMHHYCFMAQGRMHILMDDGGESEVGPGDVFVCSPGHDAWVVGDEQVVVYDFEGQTAKEYAKPE, from the coding sequence GGAAGTGAAGACGCTCGACAAGCCCGATGAGCGGCGTGATTTCCCCCGCGGCCACCTCGAAGCCGTCCACATGACGGAGCTCGACTTCGCCGTGGCCACCTTCGAGCCAGGCTGGCGCTGGACGGAGTCCGTGGCCCCGATCGCGGGCACCGCGACCTGCCAGATGCATCACTACTGCTTCATGGCGCAGGGCCGCATGCACATCCTCATGGACGACGGCGGGGAGTCCGAGGTCGGCCCCGGCGACGTCTTCGTCTGCTCGCCCGGTCACGACGCCTGGGTCGTGGGTGACGAGCAGGTCGTGGTCTACGACTTCGAGGGCCAGACGGCGAAGGAGTACGCGAAGCCGGAGTAG
- a CDS encoding vWA domain-containing protein gives MTTPAGVAERLTSLVGALRAHGMRIGTGESVDAGRAVEELGLADRELLREGLAATLLHGPGQRQVFDPVFDLYFPRGVGGPEQPTAGREDLRDRLADALTADDRAMLGRLAIEAVDGFGGYGSSPESDGWSSYQTLERLRPQTLLARVRDNVRGQGGSQGFADRLLEDEIRRRIDVFRALVAAEARRRVAERRGRDEIARRAVAPTADRVDFLFAGQDRLAELRRTVQPLARKLATRLAARRRRASRGSIDLRRTLRGSLSTGGVPMKPVLRRRRPMRPELVLLCDVSGSVSGFSDFTMLLVQALHDQFSKVRVFAFVNRIDEVTGLLERGRADPEGLSSRIQGEAAVTGYHGSSDYGMALGEFAERYADTVGSRTTVFVLGDARTNRSDPNLPAVRQIAERARRVHWLNPEQRSRWGTGDSVAPAYAELVAMHECRNARQLSALVARLLPV, from the coding sequence CGGGGCGCTGCGCGCGCACGGCATGCGGATCGGCACCGGCGAGAGCGTCGACGCGGGCCGGGCGGTCGAGGAACTGGGCCTCGCGGACCGGGAGCTGCTGCGCGAGGGGCTCGCGGCGACGCTGCTGCACGGGCCCGGGCAACGGCAGGTGTTCGACCCCGTCTTCGACCTCTACTTCCCGCGCGGCGTCGGCGGCCCGGAGCAGCCGACGGCCGGGCGGGAGGACCTGCGGGACCGGCTGGCCGACGCCCTGACCGCCGACGACCGGGCGATGCTGGGCCGGCTCGCGATCGAGGCGGTCGACGGTTTCGGCGGCTACGGTTCCTCGCCGGAGTCGGACGGCTGGTCGTCGTACCAGACGCTCGAACGGCTGCGGCCCCAGACGCTGCTGGCCCGGGTGCGCGACAACGTCCGGGGGCAGGGCGGGAGCCAGGGCTTCGCGGACCGGCTGCTGGAGGACGAGATCCGGCGGCGCATCGACGTCTTCCGCGCTCTGGTGGCGGCGGAGGCGCGGCGGCGGGTCGCCGAGCGGCGCGGCCGGGACGAGATCGCCCGGCGGGCGGTGGCCCCGACCGCCGACCGGGTCGACTTCCTGTTCGCCGGGCAGGACCGGCTGGCCGAACTGCGCAGGACGGTGCAGCCACTTGCCCGCAAGCTCGCGACCCGGCTGGCGGCCCGGCGCCGTCGTGCCTCGCGTGGCTCGATCGATCTGCGGCGGACCCTGCGCGGTTCGCTGTCGACGGGCGGGGTGCCGATGAAGCCGGTGCTGCGCAGACGGCGTCCCATGCGCCCCGAACTGGTGCTGCTGTGCGATGTGTCGGGGTCGGTCTCCGGCTTCTCCGACTTCACGATGCTGCTGGTGCAGGCGCTGCACGACCAGTTCAGCAAGGTGCGGGTGTTCGCCTTCGTCAACCGGATCGACGAGGTGACCGGGCTGCTGGAGCGCGGCCGGGCCGACCCGGAGGGACTGAGCAGCCGGATCCAGGGAGAGGCCGCGGTCACGGGCTACCACGGCAGCAGTGACTACGGCATGGCGCTGGGCGAGTTCGCCGAGCGGTACGCGGACACGGTCGGTTCGCGCACGACCGTGTTCGTGCTGGGTGACGCCCGCACGAACCGGAGCGACCCGAATCTGCCCGCCGTGCGGCAGATCGCCGAACGTGCCCGCCGTGTGCACTGGCTGAACCCGGAGCAGCGCTCGCGCTGGGGCACGGGCGACTCCGTCGCGCCCGCCTACGCCGAGCTGGTCGCGATGCACGAGTGCCGCAACGCCCGGCAGTTGAGCGCCCTGGTGGCGCGGCTGCTGCCGGTGTGA